In candidate division WOR-3 bacterium, the following proteins share a genomic window:
- the galT gene encoding galactose-1-phosphate uridylyltransferase — protein MPELRKDPVLGRWVIISTERAKRPKDFKFSPESKKITPKECPFCPGNESATPPEIYAIRTDNSAPNAPGWKLRVIPNKFPALRIEGEIDRRGEGIYDRMNGIGAHEVIIETPVHEQDLADMDLNGFGDVVYAYQQRILDLKRDERLRYVMVFKNFGAAAGASLEHSHSQLIATPVVPKRVMEEMDGAKRYYEYRERCIFCDIVVQETKARKRLISENNSFILVCPFAPRFPFECWILPRNHRSNFEDATTGELKDLAAILKDCLMRLKKALNTPPYNYIIHTVPITMGGIDFYHYHLEIIPVLTHIAGFEWGTGFYINPTGPEDSAAYLKNII, from the coding sequence ATGCCAGAACTACGGAAAGATCCTGTCTTAGGTCGCTGGGTAATAATTTCCACCGAGCGCGCGAAGCGCCCAAAAGATTTCAAATTTTCCCCCGAATCTAAGAAAATAACACCGAAGGAATGTCCTTTTTGTCCTGGTAATGAGTCAGCGACACCGCCTGAAATATACGCCATCCGTACGGATAACTCGGCCCCTAATGCACCTGGCTGGAAACTGCGTGTTATACCCAACAAATTCCCTGCACTGAGGATCGAAGGAGAGATCGACAGACGGGGCGAGGGGATTTACGACCGTATGAATGGCATCGGAGCTCATGAGGTCATCATCGAAACACCTGTACATGAGCAGGATCTGGCTGACATGGATTTGAATGGATTCGGCGATGTCGTGTATGCCTATCAGCAGCGAATACTTGACCTTAAAAGAGACGAGCGTCTCCGCTATGTGATGGTATTCAAGAACTTTGGCGCTGCAGCAGGTGCCTCGCTCGAGCATAGTCACTCGCAGTTGATCGCGACTCCAGTTGTCCCCAAGAGAGTCATGGAAGAGATGGACGGCGCAAAAAGGTATTATGAATACCGCGAGCGCTGTATCTTCTGTGACATCGTGGTTCAGGAAACAAAGGCGAGAAAGCGTTTGATCAGTGAAAACAACTCGTTCATTCTCGTATGTCCCTTTGCCCCGCGATTTCCCTTTGAATGCTGGATACTTCCGCGAAACCATCGCTCCAATTTCGAAGATGCCACAACTGGAGAATTGAAGGACTTGGCCGCTATTCTAAAGGATTGCCTAATGCGCCTGAAGAAAGCGCTCAATACGCCACCTTATAACTATATCATCCATACTGTGCCAATAACCATGGGTGGTATTGATTTCTATCATTACCACCTGGAGATCATTCCGGTTCTCACGCATATTGCGGGTTTCGAATGGGGGACAGGTTTCTATATTAACCCAACCGGTCCAGAGGATTCAGCGGCGTATCTCAAGAACATCATTTGA
- a CDS encoding peptidyl-prolyl cis-trans isomerase, whose protein sequence is MLMLFILFFALPQEYVNLVMNEDYEAALQYCEERIQKNKDPYQWKLEMGDIYYSKLLDFQKAAEIYQDVVDNYKHKDGWAYYRLAQVLEILEDYLNSARMYEIVATRFRKAPLDSFSLNGVERCFKKNYQDYVAVIDGYNITRLELDEKTGRGGQFARPDEKVVLEQMITERLIFASAVENKITDTEFFKNSFNNRNRTILLDEVRAYEVISKANPTDKQMKKYYEENKDKYVVSEQVMGREIVVESDSLAQVLLDSLIKDNASFDTLAKLYSTETSARNGGNMGIVYPGRKHASIDSVIFNTEVNTLTKIVPFDEKFGIYYITSHKPEHYRDFEEVKKQIEAQVRTQNIEREEEAFTKRLKKKAKIATFNDSIIAVLKDTTEQSRGVTIAEINGRRITWDDATQRNENMSPRFARLDLSRPDKVEELLGIIFDEDLRMELAWRNKYFLHDGYFTQLKDAMKTAMDQGLYQKVVLDAIVIDSAEVERNYSENIEEFKMPESARVHEIILDSKEVAEKVHEEVIANPESFDSLAAEYSTAVSSVRGGETGLIRRGMMGEDYDKILFSLKIGEISKVFSVKADTWTIIKMVEHISEHYRSLDDVRNIIESRMKRQQQGELAAGFLDKIREEADIQILLPEPEEAPEPQTESEE, encoded by the coding sequence ATGCTCATGCTATTCATACTTTTCTTCGCGCTACCGCAGGAATATGTTAACCTGGTAATGAATGAGGATTATGAAGCAGCACTGCAATATTGCGAGGAAAGGATACAGAAAAACAAAGATCCCTATCAGTGGAAGCTCGAGATGGGTGATATTTACTACAGCAAATTATTGGATTTTCAAAAAGCTGCAGAAATATATCAAGACGTCGTTGATAACTACAAGCACAAGGACGGTTGGGCCTATTACCGTTTGGCGCAGGTTCTCGAGATACTGGAAGATTATCTGAACTCAGCGAGGATGTATGAAATTGTAGCGACGCGTTTCCGCAAAGCCCCACTCGATTCTTTTTCATTGAATGGCGTTGAACGTTGTTTCAAGAAGAATTATCAGGATTACGTCGCGGTCATAGATGGATACAATATAACACGTCTGGAATTGGATGAGAAAACTGGACGCGGCGGTCAGTTTGCGCGTCCCGATGAGAAGGTAGTACTCGAGCAGATGATAACGGAGCGCCTGATATTCGCCAGCGCGGTTGAGAACAAGATAACGGACACAGAATTCTTCAAGAATAGTTTTAATAATCGAAACAGAACCATCCTCCTGGACGAGGTGCGTGCCTATGAAGTGATCAGCAAGGCAAATCCGACCGATAAACAGATGAAAAAATACTATGAAGAGAATAAAGACAAGTACGTCGTCAGCGAACAAGTCATGGGGCGGGAGATTGTCGTCGAATCGGATAGTCTTGCGCAGGTCCTTCTTGATTCTCTTATCAAGGATAATGCAAGCTTCGACACGCTTGCCAAGCTGTATTCAACCGAAACGAGTGCCCGTAACGGTGGCAACATGGGTATCGTTTACCCCGGCCGGAAACACGCGAGTATTGATTCCGTAATCTTCAATACCGAAGTCAATACACTGACAAAAATCGTTCCCTTCGACGAGAAGTTTGGTATATACTACATTACATCTCACAAACCTGAGCATTACCGTGACTTTGAAGAAGTCAAAAAGCAGATCGAAGCGCAGGTCAGGACGCAAAATATCGAAAGGGAAGAGGAAGCTTTCACCAAGAGATTGAAGAAAAAGGCAAAAATAGCCACATTTAACGATTCGATCATCGCGGTCCTGAAGGACACGACCGAACAAAGCAGAGGAGTCACAATAGCTGAAATAAACGGCAGAAGGATAACCTGGGATGACGCCACGCAGAGGAATGAAAACATGTCGCCTCGATTTGCCAGGTTAGACCTTTCCCGTCCGGATAAGGTTGAAGAATTGCTCGGTATCATCTTTGATGAGGATCTGAGAATGGAATTGGCCTGGCGTAACAAGTATTTTCTGCACGATGGGTACTTTACACAACTCAAAGACGCTATGAAGACCGCAATGGATCAGGGCTTATATCAGAAGGTCGTGCTCGATGCAATCGTTATCGATTCTGCCGAGGTAGAAAGAAATTACAGTGAAAACATCGAAGAGTTCAAGATGCCCGAATCTGCTCGCGTCCACGAGATAATACTGGATTCAAAAGAAGTTGCCGAAAAAGTGCATGAAGAGGTCATTGCTAACCCAGAATCCTTTGATTCGCTTGCCGCTGAGTATTCAACCGCAGTATCGAGCGTGCGCGGCGGTGAGACCGGACTCATACGCCGGGGCATGATGGGTGAGGATTACGACAAAATTCTCTTCTCCTTGAAGATAGGTGAGATCAGCAAAGTGTTCAGCGTCAAGGCAGATACATGGACTATCATAAAGATGGTCGAGCACATTTCTGAACACTACCGAAGCCTTGACGACGTGAGAAATATCATCGAATCGCGTATGAAGCGCCAGCAACAGGGTGAACTCGCCGCTGGTTTTCTCGATAAGATAAGAGAAGAGGCCGATATCCAAATCCTGTTGCCCGAACCAGAGGAAGCCCCGGAGCCACAGACAGAAAGCGAAGAGTAA
- a CDS encoding ABC transporter ATP-binding protein encodes MQAVIELKDIKRSFKNHFWQKKKQVLEGISLQIREGEVFGFLGPNGAGKTTTIKIITGLIRPDSGCVSIFGMTPHSLSAKQRIGFLPESPYFYEHLTGYEFLKIHAVLSNLEKYKERTFTLLERVGLKDAMHVQLRSYSRGMLQRIGIAQAMIGSPDLLILDEPLTGLDPIGRKEIKDLILEEKSKGTTIFFSSHILPDAEAVCDRIGIVIQGRIKEIGDMSTLLKKGLQADKITLEDWFVDQVKATAEKRGTTR; translated from the coding sequence ATGCAAGCCGTCATAGAACTCAAGGATATCAAACGCAGTTTCAAGAACCATTTCTGGCAGAAAAAGAAACAGGTGCTTGAGGGCATTTCACTGCAAATTCGTGAAGGTGAAGTATTCGGTTTTCTTGGACCCAACGGCGCAGGCAAAACAACGACCATAAAGATCATCACCGGACTGATCAGACCAGACTCTGGCTGCGTTAGCATATTCGGTATGACACCCCATTCACTATCAGCAAAACAGCGCATCGGCTTCCTGCCCGAATCTCCGTACTTTTACGAACATCTGACCGGCTATGAATTCCTCAAGATCCACGCGGTTCTGAGCAATCTCGAGAAGTATAAAGAAAGGACATTTACGCTCCTTGAGCGTGTAGGATTGAAAGACGCGATGCACGTCCAGCTGAGGTCTTATTCAAGAGGCATGCTGCAACGGATCGGCATAGCCCAGGCAATGATCGGATCACCTGATCTGCTCATTCTTGACGAACCGCTAACCGGGCTTGATCCGATTGGACGCAAGGAGATAAAGGATTTGATACTGGAGGAAAAGAGCAAGGGTACAACCATCTTTTTCTCGTCTCATATTCTACCCGACGCTGAAGCGGTCTGCGACCGCATTGGCATAGTCATACAGGGTAGGATAAAAGAGATCGGTGATATGTCGACACTACTCAAGAAGGGCCTCCAGGCTGACAAGATCACTCTTGAGGACTGGTTTGTCGATCAGGTAAAGGCGACGGCTG